Genomic segment of Kogia breviceps isolate mKogBre1 chromosome 9, mKogBre1 haplotype 1, whole genome shotgun sequence:
TTTGTTTTAACCTTTGCCATCATGGGAAATATGTAAAGTAGCCCAACCTTACTTTTGATTCAGACAACATTAGTTTTCATTGAAATGACTTAACATTAATTGTCATTGAAGTGACTTTACTGTTATAAAAATTTGGCATGTATGTGCTATTTTGCCTTGTAATTTTAGGTAGAATTCATTGAAAAAGATTATCAAGTCCACAGGAAAAGCTAATTTCCAAATCTATTCAGTGGTCAATGGTAGTGGTtgggggttgggttttttttctttctttttttttttttttttaaattcagaaaagaCTCATTCCTGACCCTGAGCTTAATAAAATCACAGTAAAACTTTATACTGTTAAGCCGTAGAATTGCTGTGTGGTAGAATGAGTCAGGCTATTCAGCTTCTATTTCTGAGAAAACTTCATAGGACTAACAATGGTTAAGctcacagagcagatgaagatTACTATTAACACTGTTGGTTTAATGTCACATGAGAGattcaaatattttcctcagtGAATAACCTGAGTGAATTCCTGATGAATAATACAGTGAATAACCATAGGCTTTAACCATATATTTTTACAAGCTCTGTAAATTTGTCCAGCCAAGTCTTTTTTTGCTCCACACATAATTTTTACCACCCTAAGTTGTAACACCTTTTAGCAGATTCCACTTAAGTTGTattgaattattgtttttttcaatttgtgTGAATATTCTTGTTTGTAGTTGTTTTGTGCAGCCTCTCATATAGGCTAATTCTTCAGTCACTTCAAAATTGGCATTGACTCCTGGTATAAAGAACAACTGAGCAGTATCCATGACATCTGTCATCTCACCAAAGCCAAGGGAAACCTCTCAAAATAATTTGTCTCGTTTTAAAATTGACTATATTGATATTGCTCCCAGTATCTTCAACTCTTTGAACAACTGTTCTTACCAAGActaaacaagtttattttctctggatCCATTGCTTCAGCTGCTGCAATCAAACATGACTTAAATTAAGTTACCATTGGTAAATGTCCTTCCTTGCCTGGCTAACAAGTGAACCACTTACAAACTCACTTTGGTTGCAgtctcattgttattattattattattttttttacttctgcgAAGAAATTCTGCTGTGATGAGATAGTCTGTTTTGACTTTGTAATATTTTCTGCCCACTGGATTTTCTGTGAGTTGGGAATACTGTGATGAGTGCTTCATCTGGCATATATCCTATTCTTTTAGTACAGATAGTGTCATTGAATAATATAGTGCTTTGTCATCTAATTCAGTAACAGCATGGTCCATCTTCCAGTGTGTGCTAAAAGTATGGCACACTTCTCCTCTTGTTTTGGTTTGATGGGTATGCActggtaataaaaaaaaattatggtaagGTAATACACATGACATTTGAAATGCTGTTAAATTATAACTGCATCACCGTGATTCATAGTACAACAAGCAGGTGTGCAAAACAGTGAGAGTGAAAGGGCCACATGTGGCCTCTATCACAAccaataaactttttaaattttattttttatttttttattgaagtatagttgatttacaatgttgtgtgagtttctggtgtacaacaaagtgattcagatatatatatgtatatatatatattctttttcattatggtttattacaagttattgaatatagttccctctgctatatggtaggaacttgttgtttattttatgtatggtagtttgtatataatagtttgtatctgttaatcccaaactcctaatttatccttctcccaccccctttccccattggtaaccataagtttgttttttatgtctgtgagtctgtttctgttttgtaaataagttcatttgtttcatattttagatttcacatataagtgagatcatacgatatttgtctttctctgtctgactgacttcacttagtatgacaatctctaggtccatccatgttgctacaaatggcattatttcattctttttcatggctgagcagtattccattatatatataccacatcttctctatccattcatctgtcagtggacatttagacaACAACTAAACTTTTGTAGTGCAAAAGCAGACATAGATGTAATCAGATGAtcatgttctaataaaactttgtgtacactgaaatttgaatttaattttaatataattttcatctgttatgaaatattatttttcttttgatttttaaaaaccatgtgaATATATAAAGATAATTCTTCTCTGTGGTCCTATGAAAATGGtcagcaggctggatttggccttcAGGCCACTGTTTGCTGACCCTTGCTGCTGACAATCGCTGATCTATGATAATTAGTAAAATCTCAGAGACACCGAAAAATACAGATGTCTAGGTCCTGCCTTAGGACTTGGCATACAAAGTTAGGAAACCCTGGCTACCTAGTTTACCATTAAATCCCCAGCacatagatgctcaataagtatttttttttgagTAAGTAAAAGACAATTTCTGGCATATAATAAGCCTATAAAGGTCTATtggatgaatgaaatgaatgaatgatttactGTATATCTTACACAATATATGGGATCCTAAAGATAGTGAGATTAAAATGAATTGTTTAATCTTAGAGCCATTAAAATAGAGCGAGGCTAGCCCCGAGGAACATGAAGTGTTTAGTAGCTGGGAATCATTTTGGCCAGGTTACTAATTTATGTAATAATAACTGGAGAGCTAATATTATTTTGGTTAATTAAGGTGTGAGGGAGGTGTAGCAAATAAAACAATCTGCAGGGTATTTCAATAAGTTTCTTTACAGTtggattttataattaaattcctttaaaaagttatgcagagaaaatgaaagaattttcaaCAAGGCAAGGTTTTTAAGCCAAAGAAGCTAGTAGCTAATTGCATTTTTCAGGAGGGTGAACTCAGtgtatttttgctattttaatatgCTAGACTATTTATTTAACCAaagacctccccctccccaattAATATGGACTTTCAGGAATCTGGTTTGCCTCTAAGATATGGTAAATGTGGGAcatatgatagatagatatatatagatatatagatatagatatagatatatagatatatatagatatatagatagatagatatgataGATAGTTAACCAGAGGTACTACATTTTTCAAACTCATTTATACACTGCACTCAGAGAACtcagtaagcttttttttttttttttgggggggtcacaCATCTGCCTTTATTGTGAGCGGCAGGTGGGACACTTCCagcatagtaaaaaaaaaagataatttgcaAAAGCAGGGATTCAGTGAAGCCACCTGGTTGGGACCCTTGGGAGCTCATACGTAGATGCCGACCCAGAGCAGCGGGAAGAGGACTGCAAAGCCCAGGAGGAGTGAGGCCACCAAAGAGATGAGGAGCTCTTTGTAGACATCCCGAGCGTATTTGGTGGAGGTGGCCTCATAAACTGAGAACCAGGCGGTGAAGAGCATGCCAGTGGCCAACAGCGCCAGGGTCAGATGGGGGAGGACAGCCAGGTTCCCCGGGCTGGTGCCTCTGCTCAGGGCTTCAGATTCCACTTCGCTGGGCACAGGGTCCTCAGGAAGCTTTTAAGCATCCCCTTTGGCACGGGGCTATGTCCCATGGATACACACCGATTTATCAACTCGGAGGCGTTTCTCACCCCAGCAGCCTTGACTTTGtgttctgtcacttactagaGCAAGACTGGACATGACATGGCAATATTAAGTTCAAGTTTCATGTTTGGCTTATTTTTCTGCTATAAGGGTGGGATCCTGGCTAACACATCCTAACTGTATTGTTGTAGTCTAGGTGCTTACCCTTCGCAagccttggtttcttcctctgaGAAGTTGTAAAATGATCTACTTCAGGGCTTGATTGTGGAGAGTAAATGAGACAATACGTGTCAGCTGCTGAGCACAGTGCTTACAGAATGGTAATGGTAGctgttatttatattaaatgacAGATTTCATACTgtaatatttcttaatttaagcTGACTAGGTGACTGTTGACACTGCATAATACAAGCTTACTATGGACGGAGTGAACAGTAACTACTTACAAATGTTGGATAAATGAACTccagcctatttttttttttttttttttacatctttattggagtataattgctttacagtattgCGTTAGTCTCTGCTGTACCTAGGGGCAGAACTCCAGCCTTTTAATATCCACAGGATAGCGCATGGGTCTGCTGTGCATGTGTGAGCAAGACTTCTTTTTAACAACTCTTTTTCTTGTATCCTGATGTTGCTTGGAGAGGGTAAATGCATATTTCACTAATGAGATTTGCAAGGACTACAAGAGctattattccttccttccttccttcattgttTATTTCAACAAATACTGGGCACTTACAACGTGCTAAGCATGGGCCACCATGAAGAATAAGACattgcctctgcttctgaggCGCTCACTTGTAGCGGCGGAGACAGTCAAGTTAGCGACTGCTGCGGTAACAGAGTAATTGCGTGGTGACATGGCCATGAGTGGAAGGGGCACCTAACCTGGCTTTGGGAGACCAGAGAAGATTTCCCTGGAGAAGGAGATCTCGGCTGAAGCGAGGTGCAGGAGTGACGAGGGATGGTTCTAGCAGCAGCAGGAGCAGTGAAAGCATCTGGAGAGGTTTTTAAGGGCCTTGGAAGCCATGTTGTGAAATGCAAACACTATCCTGAGGGTGGGAAGGAGCCTCTGAAAGGTTTTAAGTACACAAAAAACATTTGtgtttagaaatataattttggtAGTAGTGCGGAACAAGTAAAGACTGTGGGCGAGGAGACCAGTTCAGAGGGTGTTGCGGTACCCCAGGCAACAGAACACAGTGGCCATGGGGATGGAGAGAAAGCAAACAGATTCATGATCTGCTAAAGGTTAGAGTTATATTACTTGGCCAATAACTGAGGGTGAGGATGTGAAAGATGGAGGATTAAATCCTGATTCCCAAGTTTTTTACTTTAGCTGCCGGTCATTCGGTGAGAGGAAGAGCAGGTTTTGTCTGGGGACATGGGAAAATGATGAATTCTTTTGCAggcatattgattttttttagtgCTTATGGGACCTCTGAATTGaggacccccccctccccccacaaccGCCGCCAGATGTCTGCAGTTTTGGAAAGGCGTGCTAGCACATGTTCCATCTCCCAGGAGGGAGTCTAATCAGTTTTTTGGGATACGAACAAAGCACAGGTTCTTCACCcctcaaaaaagagagagaaaattagaaaaatctagaaagaaataatttatcttaaaatttagtgtcgattaaaaaagtgaaattttattttgtggtttaGTGGTGGTTTTATTTTGAATGACCAAGGTGGTGGGAACTAGAGATACAGATGGAATAAAGATGACAGTTAAAATGACTGAGTGGATGAGATTATTGTGGGGGGATGAAGAGCAGGGGTTTTCTTTCCtgactgcacattggaatcacttggagaacttaaaaaatataatcctGATGCCTAAGAACTGTCCCCAGAAATTCTGACTGAATTGCTCTAGGATGGCCTGGGGCaatgtttgagaagcactggcctaGAGTGAGAAGAGGTCCCAGTAAAGAATATGGAGGACCACAGCATTTAAGGATCAGGCCAGAGAGGAAAGTTAAGATAGCTGGGCTGCCATGGAGTTCAAGGAAACACTACTCTTCAGGAGCATCAGGTGTAGCTGCATCATATATGCTTGATTCAGATAGTTGAGAGAGAAGTTCaagaaccaaccaaccaaccaaccaatcatCATAGTCCTCCAGTGTCCATCACGACCAACTAAAGTGTTCCTCCTGGAACTAACTATAAGGATGAAAATGACTGCTATAGTTAAAGATTCTGGTACTAAGTCTGCATGCCAgagaagggaggctgggaaaggaaTTCATGTATGTATctgctctctctgtctttctccatatatacatacacttatCTTTCTCGATTATAGTATAATAGCTCTAGTATAATAGTATGgtatgagacttccctggtggcacagtggttaagaatcagcctgccaacgtaggggacacggatttgagctctggtctgggaagatcccacatgccatggagcagctaagcccgtgtgccacaactactgagcctgtgtgccacaactactgaagcccacacacctagagtctgtgctccacaacaagggaagctaccgcaatgagaagcccgcgcaccacaacaaagagtagcccccgcttgccgcaactagagaaagccagtgcgcagcaacaaagacccaacacagccaaaatagataaacaaataaatttaaaaagaaaaagaaacgctcaaaaaaaaatagtatagtatatatagcTGTTAGTATTAACAATGATCACATTCAACACAGGAGAAAAGTTGAAAGTAGAAATTTAAGTCTGGAAGCAacaatgtagtttttaaaaattgagatgtgattcacatgccataaaattcattttttaaaaatgaatttaaaaatgtacaattcagtggtttttagtgtattcgtAAGGTTGTACAACTATcactactatctaattccagaaaacaaatgtaattttGACCTGTGTGAT
This window contains:
- the LOC131762919 gene encoding transmembrane protein 258-like; the protein is MDESAGSSDGEPSLVTPAPRFSRDLLLQGNLLWSPKASEVESEALSRGTSPGNLAVLPHLTLALLATGMLFTAWFSVYEATSTKYARDVYKELLISLVASLLLGFAVLFPLLWVGIYV